In the Chrysiogenia bacterium genome, CCGGCTCGCGCGGGCAGCGCGGTGATGACGGCGATCCGATTCCCGTTTCGTGGAATCGAAACTAGAAGGGAAGAGACTTTGAATAACAGCTTCAGCAAACTTGCGCTTCTGGTCGGCCTGCTGTGCATGGTGGGTGTCTCGGCCTGCGCGATCAAACCCGGTGACATGCGCGGCAAGTCGGTCGAGTGGATCGACAAAACCATGCAGAAGCGTGAGAAGCTCAAGATGCCGGTGCAGCAGGCGGCCGTGCAGGAACTCGCCAAGATCGGCGATGAAAACGCGCTGCAACTGCTCATCGACCTGAGCGAGGACAAGGATCCCACGCTTCGCGGGGAGGTGGCACTCGCGCTCGGGCGCGTCGACAACCGCGACGCGGTGGTGCGGCTGATCCAGATGCTCGGGGATTCGGACTCGGCGGTGCGCCGCAAGGCCAGCTCCGCACTGCAGCGTCAGCTCGACAACGCGGCCGACGCATCGGTGGCGGAGCGCATGATGCGCGAGGCCGACATCAACCGTGATTTCCGCATTCGCCTGGAATGCATGCGGCTGATCACCAGCTTCGAGCCCGAGGGGCTGGCGGAGCTGCTGGTGCGCCGCGCGGCAAAGGACGAGAGCGCCGAAGTGCGCCGCGCGGCGGCCAAGTCGCTCGGAATGATGGCCGATCGGCTGAGCGCGCCGCAGA is a window encoding:
- a CDS encoding HEAT repeat domain-containing protein translates to MNNSFSKLALLVGLLCMVGVSACAIKPGDMRGKSVEWIDKTMQKREKLKMPVQQAAVQELAKIGDENALQLLIDLSEDKDPTLRGEVALALGRVDNRDAVVRLIQMLGDSDSAVRRKASSALQRQLDNAADASVAERMMREADINRDFRIRLECMRLITSFEPEGLAELLVRRAAKDESAEVRRAAAKSLGMMADRLSAPQKKAAHEALNKLKHADLDSSVRAAASSAVEKINYHVVRTVGVVGLENRTGIAGFDQFCEDVADIISASLARERLATVVERRQLGTVLSEMALQQMLGIDDPDQAVELGKLLQADEIVFGTLQGDGNQVTVIVKRVDVVSGVLLQGVNITGYALDLEQLKQSVARKVVVTYR